The Solanum lycopersicum chromosome 6, SLM_r2.1 genome has a window encoding:
- the LOC101257381 gene encoding protein DOWNY MILDEW RESISTANCE 6: protein MMTTTSVLSSGFNHSTLPQSYVRPESQRPCMSEVVDSDDLVPVIDMSCTDRNVIVHQIGEACRLYGFFQVINHGVSKKAMDEMLGVSHEFFKLPVEEKMKLYSDDPSKTMRLSTSFNVKKETVHNWRDYLRLHCYPLDKYAPEWPSNPPSFREIVSKYCMEVRELGYRLEEAISESLGLEKDCIKNVLGEQGQHMAINFYPQCPQPELTYGLPAHTDPNAITILLQDLQVAGLQVLKDGKWLSIKPQPNAFVINLGDQLEALSNGKYKSIWHRAIVNSDKARMSVASFLCPNDCSIISAPKTLTEDGSSAIYRDFTYAEYYEKFWSRNLDQEYCLELFKNDGT from the exons ATGATGACAACAACAAGTGTTCTTTCTAGTGGATTCAACCACTCAACCCTCCCTCAATcttacgttcgacctgaatctCAAAGACCTTGCATGTCTGAAGTTGTTGATAGCGACGATCTTGTCCCAGTCATTGATATGTCTTGTACTGATAGGAACGTTATCGTTCATCAAATCGGTGAAGCTTGTCGTCTTTATGGGTTTTTTCAG GTGATAAATCACGGTGTGTCGAAGAAGGCGATGGATGAAATGTTAGGGGTAAGTCATGAATTTTTTAAGCTACCAGTTGAAGAAAAGATGAAATTGTATTCTGATGATCCATCTAAGACTATGAGATTATCAACTAGTTTTAATGTTAAGAAGGAAACTGTTCATAATTGGAGAGATTATCTTAGGCTACATTGTTATCCTTTGGACAAATATGCCCCTGAATGGCCTTCTAATCCTCCTTCTTTCag GGAAATAGTAAGCAAATATTGCATGGAAGTTAGAGAGCTTGGATATAGATTGGAAGAAGCAATATCAGAGAGCTTAGGGCTTGAGAAGGATTGTATAAAAAATGTGTTAGGTGAACAAGGACAACATATGGCTATCAATTTTTATCCTCAGTGTCCACAACCTGAATTAACTTATGGGTTACCAGCCCATACAGATCCAAATGCAATTACAATTCTTCTTCAAGATTTGCAAGTGGCTGGCCTTCAAGTTCTTAAGGATGGAAAATGGTTATCTATTAAACCTCAGCCTAATGCCTTTGTCATCAATCTTGGTGATCAATTGGAG GCGTTGAGTAATGGGAAGTATAAAAGTATATGGCATAGAGCTATTGTAAATTCAGACAAAGCAAGGATGTCTGTGGCTTCTTTTCTCTGTCCCAATGATTGTTCCATTATCAGTGCTCCAAAAACCTTAACTGAAGATGGATCTTCTGCAATTTATCGAGATTTCACTTATGctgaatattatgaaaaattctGGAGCAGGAATTTAGATCAGGAATATTGTTTAGAACTTTTTAAGAACGATGGAACCTAG
- the LOC101267904 gene encoding LOW QUALITY PROTEIN: heavy metal-associated isoprenylated plant protein 9 (The sequence of the model RefSeq protein was modified relative to this genomic sequence to represent the inferred CDS: inserted 1 base in 1 codon), which translates to MSKEAKKELVKEPKIEEEKTEELKQHSPLILCIDLHCLGCAKKIERTISKIRGVDRVMIDMEQNQVTISGVIEPQAVCASIVKETKRTAKVFSPLPLADEPIPGVVASQVNRLTTVELIVNMHCEACAKQLKRKILKMRGVRTAETDLTSGKVIVTGSIDANKLVDYVYRRTXKQAKIVLQHEPRKHKEEQNPDEEAKKLEERNKASGGEETINKMMYYCQPLHVIERIPPPQLFSDENPNACCIT; encoded by the exons ATGAGTAAAGAAGCCAAAAAG GAGCTCGTTAAGGAACCGAAAATAGAGGAAGAGAAGACAGAAGAACTAAAACAACATTCTCCTTTAATTTTGTGCATAGACTTGCATTGTTTAGGATGTGCCAAGAAGATTGAGAGGACCATTTCAAAGATCAGAG GGGTAGACAGAGTAATGATAGATATGGAGCAAAACCAAGTGACAATAAGCGGAGTGATCGAACCACAAGCAGTGTGTGCCAGCATTGTTAAGGAAACAAAAAGAACAGCAAAAGTATTTTCGCCTTTACCACTAGCTGATGAACCTATTCCTGGAGTTGTTGCTTCacag GTTAACAGATTGACGACAGTTGAGCTAATTGTTAACATGCATTGTGAGGCATGTGCCAAACAGCTAAAAAGAAAGATTCTAAAAATGAGAG GGGTGAGAACCGCGGAAACAGATCTGACCTCAGGGAAGGTAATTGTAACAGGAAGCATAGACGCCAACAAGCTCGTTGACTATGTCTACAGACGAA AAAAGCAGGCCAAAATTGTACTTCAACATGAACCGCGGAAGCATAAGGAAGAACAAAATCCAGATGAAGAAGCTAAGAAACTCGAAGAAAGAAACAAAGCATCAGGAGGAGAAGAAACCATCAATAAGATGATGTATTATTGTCAACCACTTCATGTGATTGAAAGAATCCCACCTCCTCAACTCTTCTCCGATGAAAATCCTAATGCATGTTGCATAACGTAA